The genomic region TCGCACCGCGCATCAGGGAAGCGTGCGCGACCGCCAGCGACTCGATGCGCGGAATCGAATGCCGTTCGCGCCCCGGGCCCGCCATGAAAACGACCGCCAGCGCGGCAGCCGCCGCCGCGGGAACCAGCCAGACCCAGCGGGGAAGCCGGCGCGGAGTGCGCGCTCCGTTCGATGCCTGGCTCGCCGGCCGGAAGCGCTGACGTTCGATCGGCGGCGCCAGCAGCTCCACCAGCCGATTCGCGCTGAGCTGCTCGGCCTCGGCGTCGGCTCCGATGAGCTCCAGCGGTTCGACCGGGAGCTGACCGGTCGAAAACGCACGGGACTCGCGGTCGCGCAGCGCCTGCAGCATCGTCCGGCAGTTCGCGCACTCCGACAGATGCGTGTCTATTGCGGCACGCTCCGAAGCGTCCGATTCTTCATAGGCGAGCACCCGCTCGCGCCACGCCACGTGGTCAGATCTCATGGGGTTCCATGGCGGTCAACACGGCGACACTCTAGTGCGAAGTTGCATCGAGCGCGTCTCCCGCCTCGAGCCGCCAGCGGCGAGCCAGACACTCCCGCAGGCTGATGCGGCCGCGCCGGATCCAGGTCTTGATGGTGCTCAGGGGGGAGCTCAGCGAAGCCGCGACCTCTTCGTAAGGCAGATCCACGAGCAACAGCAGCTCGAGCGCGCGGCGGTGATCGGAATTCGACAACCCCTCGAGGCAGCGCTCGATGTCGGCCCGCAGCTCGACGCGCTCGAATTCGCGTGCCGGATCGCCTGCCCCGAACGGCGCGAGATCCGGAAGCGCATCGAGGTCGGGCTCGGCTTCGTTTCGCGCCGCGTCGCGACGTGCGCGCCGCAGTTGATCGAGCACCAGGAAGTAGGCGCGCTTTCGAAACCAGGACCAGAACCCGCCTGGGTGTCGCAGCACGAAGCGGCCCTCGCGCACGTCTTCGAGAATGCGCAGCAGCGCGACGTGAGTCCATTCCTCGCGCAGGTCCGGATCGGGTGTGAGGCGTGTCGCGAACGCGTAGACCGCTCGATGCGCTCCTCGCACGAAGCGCTCGACCCACTGCGCGTCGTTGGCCGAGAGCCCGGTCACCAGGCGCGCTTCGTCGCGAAGCAGTGATTCGTCGAGACCTCGCTCCGGATCACGGCTCATGCGCGGAACCGTAAGCGATGAGTTCCGCGGGTGCCAGCGCGACACGCGGTGCGGAGAGGGCGACGACGCGCGGTGCGTCGGGACCGACGCGACGGCGAGAAAATGGGCTCCGGTTCAGGATCGAACCGGAGCCCAGAAGCTTTCGGTGTCGAAGGCGTTGGGTTCCCCGCGAACGGGGCTCCCGGTGCGCCAAGCACCCCGAGAACCCTTACGAGGACGCCACCTCCACCGAACCCAAGCGATTACTGTCCAATGGATCACCTCCTTTTAAGGGCTCTCATTCGCGGAGGGACCCAACCCTCCCGATCCCGCAAGCCGCCCGAGCCGCCGGGACCGCGCGCGTCGAAACCGCGCGAACCATGGCAAGATTTAGAGGCCCGCGGGGCCGCATGTCAACTTGGAATTGTGCGGCGTGCTAGGCTGCGCGCCGCGAAAGGGGTTCCCGATGTTCGAAGCGCTCAAATCGCTGCTGACCCGCCGCGCGAGCATCAGCGAGTCCTCGAGCTCGGACGCAACTCGCCCGCTGCAGATCGCGGCCTGCGCATTGCTGCTCGAACTGGCGCACGCCGACGACGAGTTCACGCACGCCGAGCGCGAGCACATCACCGCCTCGCTGGTGCGCCACTTCGGACTCGCCGCGGACGAAGTGAGGGATCTGCTGGAGGTCGCCGAAGAGGCGCGTCGCGATTCCGTCGACCTGCACCAGTTCACGAGCGTCGTGGCGCGACACTACGACGAGGGACAGCGGGTGGTGCTGGCGGAACTGATGTGGCGCGTGGCGTACGCCGACGGTCACCTGTCGAGCCGGGAGGACTACCTCACGCAGAAATTCTCGCGCTTGCTCGATTTGCGACCGGGTTACCTGGCGGACGCGCGCGGCCGTGCAATGGCGAAGCCCGCCGGCGATTGACGCCGGGTCGCTGCCGCCAAACGAAACAGGGCCGGTCTCGAGTTGAGTCCAGCCCTGCCGCATCGTGTCTCGCAGAATTCGCGACGCCGATCAATCCTGTCGCCGCGAGATCAGCATCATCGTTACGCCCGCCACCACCGCGACGCCTCCCGCGATCGGAGGAATGGACACGTGCTTCTTGGTGTCCGCCGTCGCCTGGATGGGGCCGAGGTCAATCACCTTTTCGCGCTTCGTATAGCTGAAGCCCTGATAGGCGAGCGCGAGCACGCCCAGCACGACCAGGACTACTCCGATGGATCTCATACGACCCTCCTCGACGGCGTGAAGTACGGCGTCCCGTTCAAACCGGCTTGCGGCCCTGAATCACGCGAATCAGGACGGACGCGATGGCGAGCAGGAGCAGGATGTGGATGAAGCCTCCGAGCGTGTACGAGGTGGTGAGACCCAACACCCACAGCAGCGCGAGCACGACGGCGATGGTCCAAAGCATGGCTTGTTCTCCTTCCCGGGCGAGCATCGTGGGATGCGGACCCGATGCATTCGAGAGCGGTTTCCGCACGGACGGCGGGAGCGACCGCTGGCTCACGGAATCGTTCTCTCGATCCTCGTGATCGATCGAGCAGACGCCGGAGGAGAAGGCAGAGGGCGTGCCAGACCACGAATCCGCGGATGCTCGCTGGAATACCGCGCACTTACGGGACTTGCGCGTTCGAAGCGCGGCGATCGCTGCCGCCTGGCTCGCCCCGATTCTTACAATTGAACGGCACTTCTTACGCATCCTCGGTTGATCGATTCGCGCTCCTCTGGCGGCTCGAGGGGGACCTCCGGGGAACCTCGCTTGTCGAGCCGAGTGGATGCGCTAGGCTGCGCACCTCGACGCGTTTCTCCACGTGAACAGGAGCCTCCATGGCCAAGCCACCCGCCGTGCCCGCCGCCATCACCCGCAAACAGCTCATCGCAAATCTGAACGAAGATCTGGCGCGTGAGTATCAGGCGATCATCGCGTACGTCGTCTACTCGCAGGTGATCAAGGGCGCGGAGTACATGAACATCGCCGCCGAACTCGAAGTCCACGCCGGTGAGGAACTCCAGCACGCGATCACGCTCGCGAAGCAGATCGACTACCTGGGCGGAATGCCGAGCGTCACCGCGAAGCCGGTGAAGACCTCAACGAAGGCGAAGGACATGCTGCGCTTCGATCTCGACAACGAGACCGAGACGATCGGCCACTATCGTGAGCGCATCCGCCAGTGCGAGTCACTCGAGGAGTACGCCATGGCCGAGGAGCTCCGCACCATTCTCGTCCAGGAACAAGAGCACCAGATCGATCTCGCCACCGCGCTCGGCATCGAGATCCCGAGGCCGAAGCGCTGACGCTCGACGCTCCTGAGGCCACGATCGCCGGGAGTCGGCGACCGCGTCGCCTAGTTGGGCCACAGCCACCCGAACGTGCCGGCGGTCAGCAGTCCGAACACCAGTCCGTCGAACGTGTGCTTGAAGGTGGTGCTCCATTTGCGCTGGTGCCAGATCGATTCCTGCCACTGCGCCAGCGCGTAGGCGATGAACGAGGTCACGCCCGCAAAGCGAAACACCTCGAGGTATCGGGTTCCCGCTCCGACGGCGCGCCCGGTCACATAGGCGGCGATGACCGACACCCCGAGGCAGAACAGGAACCACACGAAGAGATTGCGCCCCATCGTGTAGCCGCCGCTCGGGAGCACGGTCATCAACACGACCGGCCCCTGCTTGAGCTTCGCTTTGTACGCAGGATCCTTCATGGCGTCCGGCGAGCCCGCGGAGGGCAGCATGTAGTCGCCGGCTGGAATCGAAAACTTGCGGAGCGCCTCCATCACCCCGTCCTCGGCGGGAACCTTGCCGAAGTTCGATCGGTGGTAGGGCAGCACCATGTGGATGATCGCGCTCGCGACGAACACGATCACGGCGGACACCAGGATCGGGAGCCACAACGACATCACGGTCACCATCGCGACCTCCTCATGTTTCGCGTTCGATTCCCGTACCGCACGGAACGCCGGACACTGTCCGAGGTTTCGGGGCGCCCGGCAACTCAGCGCTCGCGCGTGGCGCGCGATCCCACGCGCCGGAGGCTCCCGAGCCGCCTACTCGGAGGTCGGCGCGAAGAACGAAACGCCGCGCGTGTTCTCGTCGATGTTGAGCGGGCGCTGGATCGACGGAAACGCGCGGGCCCGACAATCGCGGCGTTCGCACAGCCGGCACGTGGTGCCGACCGGCACGATCGCGGCCGGGTTCGCGAGGTCGATCCCTTCGCTGTAGACGAGGCGCGGCGCGTGCTCGATCTCGCAGCCGAGCTCGATCGCGTAGAGGATCTCGGGGTCGTGGAAGCCGCCGCGATGCTTGCGGATCGTGCGCGAGACCGAAAAGAACGTGACGCCCTCGGGCTGACGTGAGATCTGGATGCGCAGGGAGTTCGGCTGCAGGTACGCGGCGTGCACGCTGCGCAGCGGGCACAGGCCTCCGAATCGCGGCAGCGTCACCGCGTTCGCGGTGAACTTCTTGGAGACGTTGCCGGCACGATCGGTGCGGACCATGAAGAACGGCACACCCTCGGCACCACTGCGCTGAAGCGTGCAGAGGCGGTGGCACACCTGCTCGAAGTTGACCCGGAAGCGATGCTGCAACAGGTCGAGGTCATAGCGCTCGTGCTCGGCGGCGCCGAGAAAGTCGGAGTAGGGCATGAGCAGCGCCGCGGCGAAGTAGTTCGCGAGCGTCACGCGACCCAGCACGCGCGACTCGTCCGAGGTCAGCGTCGCATCGCGCACGAAGCGATCGAGCGCCGCGGAGCATTGCAGCAGCCCGACCTGGTAGGCGAGCTGGAAGTTCCGCGAGCCACGCCGCAGCACCTCGGACAACATGAGTCGCTTCTTCTCGGCGTCGTATCGCCGCATCGCGCCGTTCATGTCGCCGACCCGCCGCACCTCGACCACCACGCCGTGCTGCTTCTCGAGGAATCGGCACAGGCCGGCGAACAGGTCCTCGCCCTGCACGGTGCCGTCGCGCGAGACCCGCTCCGCTTCGGCTTCCAGCTCGGGAAAGTGATTGCGATGGCGCTGGAGGAAGTCGGTCACCTGCTCGGAGGACAGCCCCGTCAGCTCCATTCCCGGAATGTCCTGCCGGTCCAGCACCTGCGCGGCCAGCGTCTGGGCCGAGGCATGCGCCGCGGAATAGGCGTGATGAAGCTGAACGACCGCGCGCGCGACTTCGGGCACGGTGACCGCGAATTCGCGAATCTCGTCCTCGGCGGGCGGCGACTCCGCGAACAAAGGGTCGGCGAACACCTCGGCCAGGTCGCTCGCGAGCCGCGGCTCGTCCCCGATCCCGATTTCCTTGAGGTCGAGCTCCAGAACGTGGGCCAGGCGCAGCAGAAGTGCGGCCGGCAACGGGCGGCGATCGTGTTCGATCAGGTTGAGGTAGGAGGCGGAGACCTGCAGGCGTTCTGCGAGGGCCGCTTGCGTGAGGCCGGACTTGAGGCGAACTGCACGCACCCGCCGTCCCATCGGGCTCGATTTGGGCATGCCACAGTTTACGGACTTAACTGATTGACACTCCAGATGTTTCTTTAGTTGTCATCGTAACAGTATGCAGCACAGTATTTTATTGAACTGAAACGATCGCTGAGTAAACTTGTTTCCATGCGAACTCAACAGGTTGCCTCCGCGGAAGCGATCCGTCTCACGATCATTCCGACCACTGAGCAACAGGCACTGCTCACTCCCGAAGCGCTCGCCTTCGTTGCGGATCTCGTTCGACGCTTCGGCGGCTCGATTGAGGCGGCGCTCGAGCGTCGCGTGGCTCGGCGCGCTCGGCTGGCCGAAGGAGAGACGCTCGACTTCCTCGCTTCGACGGCGGGGATTCGCAGTGCCGACTGGAAAGTGGCACCGCTGCCGCTCGACCTGCACGAGCGCACGGTCGAGATCACCGGGCCGGTCGATCGCAAGATGATCATCAACGCGCTCAACTCGGGCGCGAATGTGTTCATGGCGGACTTCGAAGACTCGAACGCGCCGACCTGGGACAACCTGATCCAGGGCCAGCTGAATCTCCACGCGGCGGTGCGCCGCACGCTGACTCACGTCGATGGCGCGAGCGGCAAGTCGTATCGATTGAACGAACGCGTCGCGACGCTGCTGGTGAGGCCGCGCGGACTGCACCTGTCGGAATCACACCTGCACGTCGACGGCCGCGCGATCCCGGCCTGCCTGTTCGACTTCGGGCTCTACGCCTACCACAACGCGAAGGAACTTCTGTCGCGCGGCAGCGGGCCCTACTTCTACCTGCCGAAGCTCGAGAGTCACCTCGAGGCGCGCATCTGGAACGACGTCTTCACGCATTCCGAAGCCGTGCTGGGTCTGCCGCACGGCAGCATCAAGGCCACCTGCCTGATCGAGACTCTGCCGGCGGCGTTCGAGATGGACGAGATCCTGTGGGAATTGCGCGAACACTCGGCGGGACTCAACTGCGGTCGCTGGGACTACATCTTCTCGTTCATCAAGACGCAGCGCTCGACCGCCGCAGCGGTGCTGCCGGATCGGTCGCAGGTCACGATGGAGCAGCCGTTCATGCGGGCCTACACGCAGCTCGTGATCCGCACCTGCCATCGTCGTGGGGTGCATGCGATCGGCGGTATGGCCGCGCAGATCCCGATCCGTGACGACGCGGCCGCAAGCGATGCAGCGCTCGCGCGGGTGCGCGCCGACAAGCGCCGCGAAGCGATCGACGGCCACGATGGAACCTGGGTGGCGCATCCGGGCCTGGTGGCGCTCGCTCGCGAAGAGTTCGCGGCGCAGATGAGCGGGCCGAATCAGCTCGATCGGCTGCGCGAGGACGTGCGAGTCGAGGCGGCCGACCTGCTCCAGGTGCCGACGGGCTCTCGCACCGAAGCCGGTCTGCGTCACAACATCCGGGTCGGTGTTCAGTATCTCGAAGCATGGCTCAGAGGACTCGGTTGCGTGCCGCTCTACCACCTGATGGAAGACGCCGCGACCGCCGAGATCTCGCGCACGCAGATCTGGCAGTGGATTCGCCACGGAGCGGCACTCGACGACGGCCGCGTGGTGACGAAGGCGCTGGTCGAGCTGCTGCTCGACGAAGAGATGGAGCGGGTGGCCCGCGAAGTCGGGGCTGCGCGCTTCGAGAGTGGTCGCTTTCCTCAGGCGATCGAGCTGTTCCTGCAGGTCGGAACCGCACCGCAACTCGAAGAGTTCCTCACCCTGACGGCGTACGAAACGCTCAATCGCATCCATGACACCCAATAGCAACGACGACCCCATGACCACGCACCCGGAGAGGCCCGCCATGATCCAGAACGGAACGCATCCCGCGACCCTGACGACCACCGACCTCCATGCCATGAATGGCACGAACGGGAGCCGGATGCCGGCTCGCGGACGTTGGGACGGCGTTCATCGTCCGTACACGGCCGAGGACGTCGAGCGCCTGCGTGGTTCCGTGAAGATCGAGCACACGCTCGCGCGTCTCGGCGCCGAGCGGTTGTGGAGCCTGCTCACGAGTCGCGACTTCGTCCCGGCGCTCGGAGCGATGACGGGCGGCCAGGCGGTTCAGCAGGTGAAGGCGGGGCTCGAAGCGATCTACCTGAGCGGCTGGCAGGTCGCCGCCGACGCGAATCAGGCCGGGCAGACCTATCCGGACCAGAGCCTCTATCCGGTCAACAGCGTTCCGCAGGTGGTGAAGCGCCTCAATCAGGCCCTGATGCGGGCGGATCAGATCGAGCACGCCGAACACCTCGGCGCCCCGAACGGCAACGGCAACGGCAACGGTGCGAAGCGTTACTGGCTGGCACCGATCGTGGCCGATGCGGAGGCCGGATTCGGCGGTCCGCTCAATGCGTTCGAACTGATGAAGTCCATGATCGAAGCCGGCGCGGCTGGTGTGCACTTCGAGGACCAGCTGTCGTCCGAGAAGAAGTGCGGTCACCTCGGCGGCAAGGTGCTGGTGCCGACCTCACAGTTCATCCGCACGCTGGTCGCGGCGAGGCTGGCGGCCGACGTGCTGGACGTTCCGAGCCTCATCATCGCCCGCACCGACGCGGACAGCGCCAAGCTCATCACCAGCGACGTCGATGCGCGGGACCGCGAGTTCCTGAGCGGTGGTCGCACGCCGGAGGGCTTCTACCACTACAAGGGTGGACTCGCCGCCGCGATCGCCCGGGGTCTCGCCTACGCGCCGTACGCCGACCTGATCTGGTGCGAGACTTCGACGCCGGACCTTCACGAGGCCCAGGTGTTCGCCGAAGCGATTCACGCCGAGTTCCCCGGCAAGATGCTGGCGTACAACTGCAGCCCGTCGTTCAACTGGAAGGCCAAGCTCGACGCGGCGACGATCTCCAAGTTCCAGCGCGAACTCGGGGCGCTGGGCTACAAGTTCCAGTTCGTCACGCTGGCCGGATTCCACAGCCTCAACTACGGCATGTTCCAGCTCGCGCGTCGGTATCGCCGCCACGGCATGTCGGCCTACGCCGAGCTGCAGAGCGCGGAGTTCGCAGCCGAGGAGAACGGCTACACCGCCACGCGCCACCAGCGCGAGGTCGGCACCGGCTACTTCGATCAGGTGATGCAGCTGATCGCGGACGGCGGCTGCTCGACCCTGGCGCTCGACGGCTCCACCGAACGCGCACAGTTCTAGAATCCTCGGCTTCCGGTGCAGGCGCCGGTCACGCAGCGACGTGACCGGCGCCTGGTCTATTCTGTGCACGTGAACCTGCGATTCGATCACGCCGTCGTGATCGTCGATGCGCTCGAGCCGGCCGTGCGTCACCACGAGGACGCCGGCTTCACCGTGGTTCCGGGCGGCCGCCACGATGTGCTCCCGACCGAGAACGCTCTGATCGCGTTCGCGGACGGCAGCTATCTGGAGCTGCTGGCGTTCCGGGACGCCACGACGCGCGACGAGCTGCTTCGGCTGGCGGGGAGCCCGCGATGGGACGCCCACCTGCAGAGCGTGTCCGCGATCGCGCGCCGATTCCTGCCGCGACTCGTCGGAGCGCAGGGGGTGGCGGACTGGGTCCTCGCCGGTTCAGGCCTCGATCGATTCGCGTCCGAGTCACGCCGACGGGGCGAGGTGATGACCGGTCCGTTTCGCATGAGTCGCGCGCGGCCCGACGGGCAGTCGCTCGAATGGGACCTGCTGATGCCCTCCAACTTCGAGGCGCCGATCTTCATCGAGGATCGCACCGCGCGCGAATTGCGAGTGCCGGCGGATGGAGCTGCGACTTCGCATCCCAATGGCGCGCGCGGAGTGGTCGGCGTGACGGTGCGCGTGCCGTCGGTTCCGGCCGCCGCGCTGCGCCTCGCCCGACTGTTCGACGTCGCGCCGCGCGCGGGCGCCGACGGGAGCACCACGCTTTGGATAGCCGGGGTGCAGGTCGAACTGCTCGCAGGCGAGCCCGTCGGAGCGGTCGCGGTCCGGCTCGACGGGCTCGATGCGGCGGCTTCTGGACCCGGCCTCGGCGGCATCCACGCCGCCGGCCCGTGAGTCGTTCGTTGTCGCGAGTGGTTGGCGCGTCGCGTCGCGCGCCACCTATTGGCCGAGGATCAGCGGCAGCCCGTCCTTGCCGGCGCCGATCACCACGGTCTTCGCGTTCGCAGACTCGGCGAGCTTCGCGGTCGCCTCGATGCCTTTCCAGCGCAGCAGCAACTCGTTGAGTCCGGTGCTAACGATCTTCTGATAGTCGGCGATACCGCGCGCCTCGATCCGCTTGCGATCCGCTTCCTTCTCTTCCTTTCGCAGCACGAAGTCCATCTGCTGCGCCTGCTGATCGGCCGCGAGCTTGGCCTGAACCGCGTTCGCGACCTGTTCCGGCAGGTTGAGGTTTCGCAGCAGGACCGCCTCCACCACCACGCCGCGGTCGGAGAGCCGGCCCTTGATTTCCTCGTTCATCCGCAGCGAGACCTCGGCGCGCCGCCCCGAGTAGAGGTCGGAGGCCTGGAAGCCGGCCGTGACGTCGCGCGTCGTCGAGCGAAACTCGGGCACGATCACGTTGTCGATCATCGCCTGCAGCCCGCCGTAGCGGCTGTAGACCTCGCGAGCTCTCGACGGATCGATGTGAAAGACGATGCTGACGTCGAGCCCGACCACCAGCCCTTCGCTGGTCGGACTGGTGGTGCGCTCCTCGATCGACTGGGTCCGACAGCTGATGCGGTGGACGCCCTGCCACGGCATCCACACGTGAGCCCCGGGCGCCCAGGTGCCCTTCTGGACGGCGCCGTACACTTCGATAACGCCCACATGCTCAGCCGGAACCGCCGCGCAGCCGCCGACCGTCCCTGCGAGCGCGAGCAACAGCAGCCAATCACTTCGTTTCATCGGAGACCTCCCAGAGAACCAGCCCTCGGTCCGCAGCGCCCTTTCGGCGCGGTAGCGCATCGAGCGTCGTCGACACCGCGCGCACGCTCGCGAACTCGCACGCCACGATGATGCGCGGGAGCGCGAGGCGCAAGGAGTCCTCATCGCCATCGCGACGCTTCGCGATCTCAATGACGAGCGCCTCGGGCGCCTCAGTAGCGGCTAGTCGGGCAGCCCCGACTCGATCGGGGTGACGACCGAGGTGCGGCGCTCGCCGAGGCGCAGATAGGCCAGCTCGGTCGCGCTTCCGATGTGTCCCTCGCCGAGCATGCGATGCAGATCGTCAACGCTGGTCAACGGACGCGTCGCGAGTTCCACCAGGATGTCGCCCTCGCGCAGTCCAGCCCGCTCGGCGGGACTGCCCTTCTCGACGTGCACGATCATGACCGCGTGCTCCGAGGTGAGCTGATGAACGCGAACGGTGCGCCGGTTGAGCCGCACCGGCTGAGCACCGACGCCCAGCCACGCGCGCCGGATGCGACCGTCGCGGATCAGGCGGCTCGCCACCCACTGCGCGGTGCTCGCCGGGATCGCGAAACACAGGCCCTGACCGGGCAGGATCACCGCGGTGTTGACGCCGATCACCTGGCCGCGCGAGTCCACCAGGGGTCCACCGGAGTTCCCGGGGTTGAGCGCCGCGTCGGTCTGAATGATGTTGTCGATCAGGCGCCCCGACTGTGAACGCAGCGTGCGTCCAAGCGCGCTGATCACGCCGGCCGTGACGGTCGCCTGAAAG from Candidatus Eisenbacteria bacterium harbors:
- a CDS encoding DUF4384 domain-containing protein, whose protein sequence is MRSDHVAWRERVLAYEESDASERAAIDTHLSECANCRTMLQALRDRESRAFSTGQLPVEPLELIGADAEAEQLSANRLVELLAPPIERQRFRPASQASNGARTPRRLPRWVWLVPAAAAAALAVVFMAGPGRERHSIPRIESLAVAHASLMRGANAAEFHTGDAFHLRFRLTAPGTPIVFALDEAGTAELLYPAIGVPARRFAAGDVVLPDSVSAEIWTLSDPPGRETFLAGALRDPAPDLTSLQAELARSTGAATDRAARLHAARDLLERHADSVSEITVSHAEPRDR
- a CDS encoding sigma-70 family RNA polymerase sigma factor, with the translated sequence MSRDPERGLDESLLRDEARLVTGLSANDAQWVERFVRGAHRAVYAFATRLTPDPDLREEWTHVALLRILEDVREGRFVLRHPGGFWSWFRKRAYFLVLDQLRRARRDAARNEAEPDLDALPDLAPFGAGDPAREFERVELRADIERCLEGLSNSDHRRALELLLLVDLPYEEVAASLSSPLSTIKTWIRRGRISLRECLARRWRLEAGDALDATSH
- a CDS encoding TerB family tellurite resistance protein, with product MFEALKSLLTRRASISESSSSDATRPLQIAACALLLELAHADDEFTHAEREHITASLVRHFGLAADEVRDLLEVAEEARRDSVDLHQFTSVVARHYDEGQRVVLAELMWRVAYADGHLSSREDYLTQKFSRLLDLRPGYLADARGRAMAKPAGD
- a CDS encoding DUF3185 domain-containing protein, with protein sequence MRSIGVVLVVLGVLALAYQGFSYTKREKVIDLGPIQATADTKKHVSIPPIAGGVAVVAGVTMMLISRRQD
- a CDS encoding lmo0937 family membrane protein, with translation MLWTIAVVLALLWVLGLTTSYTLGGFIHILLLLAIASVLIRVIQGRKPV
- a CDS encoding ferritin-like domain-containing protein, giving the protein MAKPPAVPAAITRKQLIANLNEDLAREYQAIIAYVVYSQVIKGAEYMNIAAELEVHAGEELQHAITLAKQIDYLGGMPSVTAKPVKTSTKAKDMLRFDLDNETETIGHYRERIRQCESLEEYAMAEELRTILVQEQEHQIDLATALGIEIPRPKR
- a CDS encoding DUF2083 domain-containing protein codes for the protein MPKSSPMGRRVRAVRLKSGLTQAALAERLQVSASYLNLIEHDRRPLPAALLLRLAHVLELDLKEIGIGDEPRLASDLAEVFADPLFAESPPAEDEIREFAVTVPEVARAVVQLHHAYSAAHASAQTLAAQVLDRQDIPGMELTGLSSEQVTDFLQRHRNHFPELEAEAERVSRDGTVQGEDLFAGLCRFLEKQHGVVVEVRRVGDMNGAMRRYDAEKKRLMLSEVLRRGSRNFQLAYQVGLLQCSAALDRFVRDATLTSDESRVLGRVTLANYFAAALLMPYSDFLGAAEHERYDLDLLQHRFRVNFEQVCHRLCTLQRSGAEGVPFFMVRTDRAGNVSKKFTANAVTLPRFGGLCPLRSVHAAYLQPNSLRIQISRQPEGVTFFSVSRTIRKHRGGFHDPEILYAIELGCEIEHAPRLVYSEGIDLANPAAIVPVGTTCRLCERRDCRARAFPSIQRPLNIDENTRGVSFFAPTSE
- the aceB gene encoding malate synthase A, which produces MRTQQVASAEAIRLTIIPTTEQQALLTPEALAFVADLVRRFGGSIEAALERRVARRARLAEGETLDFLASTAGIRSADWKVAPLPLDLHERTVEITGPVDRKMIINALNSGANVFMADFEDSNAPTWDNLIQGQLNLHAAVRRTLTHVDGASGKSYRLNERVATLLVRPRGLHLSESHLHVDGRAIPACLFDFGLYAYHNAKELLSRGSGPYFYLPKLESHLEARIWNDVFTHSEAVLGLPHGSIKATCLIETLPAAFEMDEILWELREHSAGLNCGRWDYIFSFIKTQRSTAAAVLPDRSQVTMEQPFMRAYTQLVIRTCHRRGVHAIGGMAAQIPIRDDAAASDAALARVRADKRREAIDGHDGTWVAHPGLVALAREEFAAQMSGPNQLDRLREDVRVEAADLLQVPTGSRTEAGLRHNIRVGVQYLEAWLRGLGCVPLYHLMEDAATAEISRTQIWQWIRHGAALDDGRVVTKALVELLLDEEMERVAREVGAARFESGRFPQAIELFLQVGTAPQLEEFLTLTAYETLNRIHDTQ
- the aceA gene encoding isocitrate lyase, with the protein product MNGTNGSRMPARGRWDGVHRPYTAEDVERLRGSVKIEHTLARLGAERLWSLLTSRDFVPALGAMTGGQAVQQVKAGLEAIYLSGWQVAADANQAGQTYPDQSLYPVNSVPQVVKRLNQALMRADQIEHAEHLGAPNGNGNGNGAKRYWLAPIVADAEAGFGGPLNAFELMKSMIEAGAAGVHFEDQLSSEKKCGHLGGKVLVPTSQFIRTLVAARLAADVLDVPSLIIARTDADSAKLITSDVDARDREFLSGGRTPEGFYHYKGGLAAAIARGLAYAPYADLIWCETSTPDLHEAQVFAEAIHAEFPGKMLAYNCSPSFNWKAKLDAATISKFQRELGALGYKFQFVTLAGFHSLNYGMFQLARRYRRHGMSAYAELQSAEFAAEENGYTATRHQREVGTGYFDQVMQLIADGGCSTLALDGSTERAQF
- a CDS encoding VOC family protein, whose translation is MNLRFDHAVVIVDALEPAVRHHEDAGFTVVPGGRHDVLPTENALIAFADGSYLELLAFRDATTRDELLRLAGSPRWDAHLQSVSAIARRFLPRLVGAQGVADWVLAGSGLDRFASESRRRGEVMTGPFRMSRARPDGQSLEWDLLMPSNFEAPIFIEDRTARELRVPADGAATSHPNGARGVVGVTVRVPSVPAAALRLARLFDVAPRAGADGSTTLWIAGVQVELLAGEPVGAVAVRLDGLDAAASGPGLGGIHAAGP
- a CDS encoding prohibitin family protein translates to MKRSDWLLLLALAGTVGGCAAVPAEHVGVIEVYGAVQKGTWAPGAHVWMPWQGVHRISCRTQSIEERTTSPTSEGLVVGLDVSIVFHIDPSRAREVYSRYGGLQAMIDNVIVPEFRSTTRDVTAGFQASDLYSGRRAEVSLRMNEEIKGRLSDRGVVVEAVLLRNLNLPEQVANAVQAKLAADQQAQQMDFVLRKEEKEADRKRIEARGIADYQKIVSTGLNELLLRWKGIEATAKLAESANAKTVVIGAGKDGLPLILGQ
- a CDS encoding trypsin-like serine protease is translated as MNLDSRPDTSPDDAPLLDAYSHAVTSVVDRVAPSVVRIDVTHRSPRGERAGGHGSGFVFTHDGMILTNSHVVHGAAQLEVMLPDGRRAGADLIGDDPDTDLAVLRVSGDELVPALLGDSDTLRPGQLVVAIGNPYGFQATVTAGVISALGRTLRSQSGRLIDNIIQTDAALNPGNSGGPLVDSRGQVIGVNTAVILPGQGLCFAIPASTAQWVASRLIRDGRIRRAWLGVGAQPVRLNRRTVRVHQLTSEHAVMIVHVEKGSPAERAGLREGDILVELATRPLTSVDDLHRMLGEGHIGSATELAYLRLGERRTSVVTPIESGLPD